A single window of Methylocella tundrae DNA harbors:
- the pstA gene encoding phosphate ABC transporter permease PstA: MSLYGRRRRTNNIYLGLCYASTVFGLGWLVIILLELFIQGFGGLSPAVFTQMTPPPGSAGGLLNAIAGSLVITFLGVAIGTPLGLLAGTYMAEYGRHTKLTFVVRFINDILLSAPSIVIGLFIYEIMVARVGHFSAYAGAFALAVIVVPVVVRTTEDMLLLVPNPLREAASALGLPRSIVISKVSYRAARAGLITGVLLAVARVSGETAPLLFTALNNQFFSTDLNAPMSTLPVVIFQFALSPYKEWQQLAWAGALIITLAVLALSIIARVLGAQRTAK, translated from the coding sequence ATGTCGCTTTACGGCCGGCGTCGGCGCACCAACAATATCTATCTGGGACTGTGCTATGCCTCGACCGTGTTCGGGCTTGGATGGCTGGTCATTATTCTTCTCGAACTCTTCATTCAGGGCTTTGGCGGTCTGTCCCCGGCTGTCTTCACGCAGATGACGCCGCCGCCGGGATCGGCCGGCGGCCTTCTGAACGCTATCGCGGGCAGCCTCGTCATCACCTTTCTTGGCGTCGCCATCGGCACGCCGCTCGGCCTCCTCGCCGGCACCTATATGGCCGAGTATGGGCGTCATACCAAGCTGACCTTTGTGGTGCGCTTCATCAATGACATTCTGCTCAGCGCGCCGTCCATCGTCATCGGCCTTTTCATATATGAGATCATGGTGGCGCGCGTCGGTCATTTCTCCGCCTACGCCGGAGCCTTTGCACTGGCGGTGATCGTGGTTCCCGTCGTCGTGCGCACGACCGAGGATATGCTGCTGCTCGTGCCCAATCCATTGCGGGAGGCGGCCAGCGCGCTTGGATTGCCGCGCTCCATCGTCATCAGCAAAGTGTCCTATCGCGCGGCGCGCGCCGGCCTCATCACAGGCGTCCTTCTGGCGGTCGCCCGCGTCAGCGGGGAAACGGCGCCATTACTCTTCACCGCCCTCAACAATCAGTTCTTCAGCACCGATCTGAACGCGCCAATGTCGACCCTTCCGGTGGTCATCTTCCAGTTTGCGCTCAGCCCCTACAAGGAGTGGCAGCAGCTCGCCTGGGCCGGCGCTCTCATCATCACCCTTGCTGTGCTCGCCCTTTCCATCATCGCGCGCGTGCTCGGCGCCCAAAGGACCGCGAAATGA
- the pstB gene encoding phosphate ABC transporter ATP-binding protein PstB, with product MTATNNIANLPQKVSVRDLDFFYGETHALKSVSLPLYTNRVTSFIGPSGCGKSTLLRVLNRMYDLYPKQRAEGEVLLDGENILKPDQDLNLLRSRVGMVFQKPTPFPMSIYDNIAFGIKLYEKVSKSELDGRVEAALKGAAIWTEVKDKLKASGLSLSGGQQQRLCIARTVAIHPEVILLDEPCSALDPISTAKIEELMDELKENYTLAIVTHNMQQAARCSDYTAFMYLGELIEFGVTSHVFTSPEKKQTQNYITGRFG from the coding sequence ATGACTGCGACGAACAACATCGCCAATCTGCCGCAGAAGGTCAGCGTTCGCGACCTCGATTTTTTCTACGGCGAGACTCACGCTTTGAAGAGCGTCAGCCTGCCGCTTTACACCAACAGAGTGACCTCTTTCATTGGACCGTCCGGCTGCGGAAAATCGACGCTGCTTCGCGTGCTGAACCGCATGTATGATCTCTATCCGAAGCAGAGGGCCGAGGGCGAAGTGCTGCTCGATGGCGAGAATATCCTGAAGCCGGATCAGGACCTCAATCTTCTGCGCTCCCGCGTCGGCATGGTGTTTCAAAAGCCGACGCCGTTTCCGATGTCGATCTATGACAACATCGCTTTCGGCATCAAGCTCTATGAGAAAGTCAGCAAATCCGAGCTCGACGGCAGGGTTGAGGCGGCCTTGAAAGGCGCCGCGATCTGGACGGAGGTCAAGGATAAGCTGAAGGCCTCGGGCCTGTCGCTCTCCGGCGGCCAGCAGCAGCGGCTCTGCATCGCCCGCACCGTCGCCATTCATCCAGAAGTGATCCTCCTGGACGAGCCTTGCTCGGCTCTCGATCCAATTTCGACGGCCAAGATCGAGGAGCTGATGGACGAGCTGAAGGAAAACTACACTCTTGCGATCGTCACGCATAATATGCAGCAGGCGGCGCGCTGCTCTGACTACACGGCCTTCATGTATCTTGGCGAGCTTATTGAATTCGGGGTGACATCGCACGTGTTTACCTCGCCCGAGAAAAAGCAGACGCAGAACTATATCACCGGCCGGTTCGGCTGA
- the phoU gene encoding phosphate signaling complex protein PhoU yields the protein MSDHIVRAYDAELEGLGQKIAEMGGIAEKMLSDAMDALADFDTQLAHATIASDPRLDTLQREIEEQAILTIARRQPLAVDLREIIATIRISNDLERVGDLAKNIAKRAIKVAADVRIPRAIVGLKSMHDSAAILLKDVLDAYSQRDAARAREVWTYDADLDSLEDSVFRDLLTFMMEDPRNISFCAHLLFCSKNIERIGDHATNIAETVVYLVTGETMPADRPKGRSVLSELPTAAG from the coding sequence ATGTCCGATCATATTGTGAGAGCTTACGACGCGGAACTTGAGGGCCTCGGCCAAAAGATCGCGGAAATGGGCGGTATCGCTGAAAAAATGCTGTCCGACGCGATGGACGCCCTCGCCGATTTCGACACGCAGCTTGCGCATGCGACAATCGCCAGCGATCCGCGCCTCGACACGCTGCAACGCGAGATCGAGGAGCAGGCGATCTTAACGATCGCGCGGCGCCAGCCTCTCGCCGTTGACCTGCGCGAGATCATCGCGACCATCAGAATATCGAACGATCTCGAACGCGTTGGCGATCTCGCCAAGAATATCGCCAAACGCGCCATCAAGGTCGCCGCCGACGTGCGTATTCCGCGCGCCATCGTCGGCCTCAAGTCGATGCACGATTCCGCCGCGATCCTGTTGAAGGACGTGCTCGACGCCTATTCGCAGCGCGACGCCGCGCGCGCGCGCGAAGTCTGGACCTATGACGCCGATCTCGACTCTCTTGAAGACTCGGTCTTTCGCGACCTGCTGACCTTCATGATGGAGGATCCGCGCAATATTTCATTCTGCGCGCATCTTTTGTTCTGTTCAAAAAACATCGAGCGCATAGGCGATCACGCCACCAATATCGCCGAGACGGTGGTCTATCTCGTGACCGGCGAAACCATGCCGGCCGATCGTCCGAAGGGCCGCAGTGTTCTTTCCGAATTGCCGACCGCAGCGGGTTGA